DNA from Marinagarivorans cellulosilyticus:
GTTAATTATTGCTAGGGGGCCCTGGGTGCGCTATTGGATGCAGGGCGATACCACCGCTTGGGTCTTGGACGAAATAGGCAAAGAGCAGCCGATTACTATGGCTTTAGCTATTGGTGCTAGTGGTGTAAAAAGCATTCAGGTGCTCGAATATCGTGAAAGCCGAGGTGGTGAAATTCAATATCCCTTTTTTACCCAGCAGTTTGATCACGCAGTGCTAGAGCAGAGCAATAATAAGCTCAAATTAGATCGCAACATCGATGGCATTACAGGGGCTACGCTTTCTGTTCGGGCTATGACTAAAGTCGCCAAGGTCGCGCTATACCTTCACAGCAAAGTGATGGAAGCTAAGCTAGGTAACCTTGCCCGTCAATCTTAAGCGAATAGCACCGTGCCTGAGTTGCTGATAAGGTGGCGGGCTATTTTCTTTAATGCTGTTATTTTAAAGGTT
Protein-coding regions in this window:
- a CDS encoding FMN-binding protein, yielding MRYWMQGDTTAWVLDEIGKEQPITMALAIGASGVKSIQVLEYRESRGGEIQYPFFTQQFDHAVLEQSNNKLKLDRNIDGITGATLSVRAMTKVAKVALYLHSKVMEAKLGNLARQS